A region of Dioscorea cayenensis subsp. rotundata cultivar TDr96_F1 chromosome 5, TDr96_F1_v2_PseudoChromosome.rev07_lg8_w22 25.fasta, whole genome shotgun sequence DNA encodes the following proteins:
- the LOC120261188 gene encoding probable serine/threonine-protein kinase WNK6, with translation MNFTATDGADDGSSQQEPPDPDIREKDPTGRYICYKEILGKGAFKTVYKGFDEVDGIEVAWNQVMINDVVQSPQDLEQLYSEVHLLRTLKHENIIKFHTSWIDDQNQTVNIITELFTSGNLRQYRKKHKTVDMKALKRWARQILMGLDYLHSHQPPIIHRDLKCDNIFINGNHGEVKIGDLGFATVMQQSHARSVHGTPEFMAPEVYDEDYNELVDIYSFGMCMLEMATFEYPYCECKNNAQIYKKVSSGIKPAGLAKVKDPEMKAFIEKCLVPVAQRLPAKELLKDSFLQLNGKPEANPSLLPTAIKNHGQQSICIVVNEDEADLISITEGAMVDGSQFVPLEVLRRRKGSECRLKGQWKGDSHISLLLRRQEPGGDPVNIQFPFLLNNDSALSVANEMVEQLQMPESDARFIAELIDTLLVNLVPGWKPCVPVGNLAALNGNQDLKDKPKDLHLVAGVENSIGSSQITAQATHRSPPSCHSSSFNCTIQPIEGAPAIGRLI, from the exons ATGAACTTCACGGCGACTGACGGAGCCGATGATGGCTCTTCCCAGCAGGAGCCCCCTGATCCTGACATCAGAGAGAAGGATCCAACCGGCCGATATATCTGC TATAAGGAGATCTTAGGAAAAGGAGCATTCAAGACTGT ATATAAAGGTTTTGATGAAGTAGATGGTATTGAAGTAGCATGGAATCAAGTCATGATCAATGATGTAGTTCAATCTCCCCAGGATTTGGAGCAGTTGTACTCTGAAGTTCATCTCTTGAGAACcttaaaacatgaaaacatCATCAAGTTCCATACTTCCTGGATTGATGATCAGAACCAGACCGTCAATATTATTACTGAGTTGTTCACCTCTGGAAATTTGAGACA GTATAGGAAGAAGCATAAGACTGTAGACATGAAAGCTTTGAAGAGATGGGCAAGGCAGATATTGATGGGGCTTGACTACCTCCACAGTCATCAGCCTCCGATCATACACCGGGACTTGAAGTGTGATAACATATTCATCAATGGTAACCATGGGGAAGTCAAGATTGGTGATCTCGGGTTTGCGACCGTTATGCAACAATCACATGCTCGAAGTGTACATG gaACCCCAGAGTTCATGGCACCTGAGGTATATGATGAGGATTACAATGAGTTGGTAGATATATACTCCTTTGGGATGTGCATGCTAGAAATGGCTACCTTTGAGTATCCCTACTGTGAATGCAAAAACAATGCTCAAATATATAAGAAGGTTTCTAGT GGGATAAAACCTGCTGGACTTGCCAAGGTTAAAGATCCAGAAATGAAGGCTTTTATAGAAAAATGTCTTGTTCCAGTTGCTCAGCGATTGCCTGCAAAGGAGCTCCTaaaagattcttttctccagTTGAATGGGAAGCCTGAAGCAAACCCTTCGTTGCTTCCTACTGCCATTAAGAATCATGGACAACAGAGCATTTGCATTGTTGTTAATGAAGATGAAGCTGATCTTATCAGTATAACTGAAGGTGCTATGGTGGATGGTTCACAGTTTGTCCCTTTGGAGGTTCTCAGGAGACGAAAAGGTTCTGAGTGTAGACTGAAAGGGCAGTGGAAGGGGGACAGCcacatatcattattattacgGAGACAAGAACCGGGTG GTGATCCAGTTAATATTCAGTTCCCATTTCTTCTAAACAACGATTCAGCACTTTCTGTTGCTAATGAAATGGTTGAACAACTTCAAATGCCTGAAAGTGATGCAAGGTTCATAGCTGAGTTGATTGATACATTATTAGTCAACTTAGTACCTGGTTGGAAACCATGTGTTCCTGTGGGCAATTTAGCAGCTCTTAATGGGAACCAAGATCTTAAAGACAAGCCCAAGGATCTTCATTTGGTCGCGGGTGTTGAGAACTCCATTGGTTCTAGTCAGATAACCGCCCAAGCAACGCACAGGAGCCCTCCTTCCTGCCATAGCTCAAGCTTTAACTGCACTATTCAGCCAATAGAAGGTGCTCCTGCCATTGGAAGGCTTATTTGA
- the LOC120261186 gene encoding PH, RCC1 and FYVE domains-containing protein 1 isoform X1: MADLFSLGSTDRDVNKALVALKKGAQLLKYGRKGKPKFYPFRLSNDESSLIWLSSGEKRTLKLASVSKIIPGQRTPVFQRYLRPEKDYLSFSLIYDNGKRSLDLICKDKVEAEVWFAGLKALISSSQCGRSKIDGWCDGELSFDDTKDLISNSASDSSISTVLDGSPDNNLNLNALPPLVYSSENLENSEKSDVMNMQGKGVSSEVFRVSVSSAPSTSSHGSAQDDCDALGDIYVWGEVICDNSARASTDSNSCPIIARNDVLLPKPLESNLVLDVQYVACGVRHAALVTRQGEVFSWGEESGGRLGHGVGADVIRPRLVESLSMCNTDIIACGEFHTCAVTSAGELYTWGDGTHNVGLLGHGTDVSHWIPKRVSGPLDGLQVAFVTCGTWHTALITTAGQLFTFGDGTFGVLGHGNRESVSYPKEVESLMGLKTIAVACGVWHTAAVVDVIVTQSSASVSSGKLFTWGDGDKYRLGHGDKEPRLKPTCIPSLIDYNFHKLACGHSLTIGLTTSGHVFTMGSNVYGQLGNPQSDGKLPCLVEDKLVGESVAEVACGSYHVAVLTTRSEVYTWGKGANGRLGHGDLEDRKTPTLVEALKDRTVKRVACGSNFTAAICSHKWVSGAEQSQCSACRQAFGFTRKRHNCYNCGLVHCHSCSSRKALRAALAPNPGKPYRVCDSCYIKLSKVLEGGINNKRNAIARLSGESRDRFDKVDKLSKASSPSNVDLIKNLDIKAAKHGRRTDSLALIRASQVPSMLQFKDIVFSGGFDLTRAVPRPVHTSVPQSVNHSRAVSPFSRKPSPPRSATPVPTTSGLSFSKSVADSLKKTNELLSLEVQKLRSQVDSLRQRCELQEFELQKSAKKAQEAMALAAEESAKSKAAKEVIKTLTAQLKDMAERLPPGVYENDQITPVYMPNGVESHTSYSSDLRREGQLRNDATSNAVNSSSINSVVTNGLSLQNHLTRNALEANELSTRFQNNWSVQSNKSNDNLYATARDSNAEPHISSSRAEDHDYKETEPRVNGENSSSKSRISAAPGNQVEAEWIEQYEPGVYITLVALRDGTRDLKRVRFSRRRFGEHQAETWWSENREKVYEKYNVRGSDRTSAAPSMLSARRSDGEFT, from the exons TGAGGCAGAGGTGTGGTTTGCGGGACTGAAGGCATTGATTTCTTCTAGTCAATGTGGACGCTCCAAAATCGATGGATGGTGTGATGGGGAACTTAGTTTTGAT GATACCAAGGATTTGATAAGCAACAGTGCAAGTGATAGCTCCATCAGTACCGTACTTGATGGTTCTCCAGACAACAACTTAAACCTTAATGCTTTACCCCCGTTGGTTTATTCCTCTGAAAATTTAGAAAACTCTGAAAAGTCAGATGTGATGAATATGCAAGGAAAAGGAGTTTCTTCTGAGGTATTTAGAGTCAGTGTTTCCAGTGCTCCTAGCACATCTAGTCATGGTTCTGCCCAGGATGACTGTGATGCTTTAGGAGACATATATGTGTGGGGTGAGGTCATTTGTGATAACTCTGCAAGGGCCAGCACTGACAGTAATAGTTGTCCTATTATTGCAAGAAATGATGTCCTTCTTCCAAAGCCCTTAGAGTCTAATCTAGTATTGGATGTTCAATACGTTGCCTGTGGAGTCAGGCATGCTGCTCTTGTGACAAGGCAAGGGGAGGTATTTTCATGGGGTGAAGAATCAGGAGGGCGACTGGGACATGGAGTTGGAGCAGATGTGATTCGTCCTCGACTTGTTGAATCTTTATCAATGTGTAACACTGACATTATCGCATGTGGAGAGTTCCATACATGCGCTGTGACTTCAGCTGGTGAACTTTATACTTGGGGAGATGGTACCCATAATGTAGGCCTTCTTGGCCATGGTACCGATGTCAGTCATTGGATACCAAAGAGGGTTTCAGGACCTCTAGATGGGCTTCAAGTTGCTTTTGTAACATGTGGCACCTGGCATACAGCCTTGATAACTACAGCAGGGCAGTTATTTACTTTTGGTGATGGAACTTTTGGTGTTCTAGGCCATGGTAACAGAGAAAGTGTTTCATATCCAAAGGAAGTAGAATCACTGATGGGGTTGAAAACAATTGCTGTTGCATGTGGAGTGTGGCATACTGCTGCTGTAGTAGATGTTATTGTGACTCAATCTAGTGCCAGCGTATCATCTGGAAAATTATTCACATGGGGTGATGGAGACAAGTATCGTCTCGGCCATGGTGATAAGGAACCACGACTAAAGCCTACCTGCATACCTTCTTTGATAGATTACAATTTCCACAAGCTAGCCTGTGGTCATAGTCTGACAATAGGCCTAACAACTTCAGGACATGTTTTTACGATGGGAAGTAATGTCTATGGTCAGCTTGGCAATCCCCAGTCTGATGGAAAGCTCCCTTGCTTGGTTGAAGACAAGCTTGTTGGTGAATCTGTTGCAGAAGTCGCTTGTGGTTCATATCATGTTGCTGTCTTGACAACCAGGAGTGAAGTTTACACTTGGGGCAAAGGAGCTAATGGGAGATTGGGGCATGGTGACCTTGAAGATAGGAAGACTCCGACTCTTGTAGAGGCTTTGAAGGACCGGACAGTCAAACGCGTTGCCTGTGGCTCAAACTTCACAGCTGCTATTTGCAGTCATAAATGGGTTTCGGGTGCAGAGCAATCCCAGTGCTCAGCATGCAGACAAGCATTTGGTTTCACTCGGAAGAGGCATAATTGTTATAATTGTGGACTTGTACACTGTCATTCGTGCAGTTCAAGGAAGGCTCTGAGAGCAGCGTTGGCTCCTAATCCAGGCAAACCTTATCGTGTATGTGATTCATGCTATATAAAATTGAGCAAGGTTTTAGAAGGTggaattaataataaaagaaatgctATAGCACGCCTATCAGGCGAAAGCAGAGACAGGTTTGACAAAGTAGATAAATTATCAAAAGCTTCTTCGCCTAGCAATGTGGATTTGATCAAGAATCTGGATATTAAAGCAGCGAAACATGGAAGGAGGACCGACTCATTGGCTTTGATTCGAGCTTCTCAAGTTCCTTCAATGTTACAGTTTAAGGATATTGTTTTTAGTGGTGGATTTGATCTGACTCGAGCAGTTCCAAGACCGGTGCACACATCAGTGCCGCAATCTGTTAATCACTCCAGAGCTGTTTCACCTTTCTCCAGAAAACCTAGCCCTCCACGTTCTGCAACACCAGTCCCCACAACATCAGggctttctttttctaaaagtGTTGCTGATAGTCTGAAGAAAACAAATGAACTCTTGAGCCTAGAAGTTCAGAAGTTACGTTCTCAG GTTGATAGTCTTAGACAACGGTGCGAGCTTCAAGAATTTGAGCTGCAGAAATCTGCAAAGAAAGCTCAAGAAGCCATGGCTTTGGCTGCAGAGGAGTCAGCAAAGTCCAAAGCTGCAAAAGAAGTCATAAAAACCCTCACTGCACAG CTTAAGGATATGGCTGAGAGGCTACCTCCTGGGGTCTATGAGAATGATCAGATTACACCAGTGTATATGCCAAATGGCGTTGAATCGCACACCTCGTACTCCTCTGATTTGAGGAGAGAAGGCCAGCTAAGGAATGATGCAACTAGTAATGCAGTCAATTCTTCATCTATAAACTCTGTTGTTACCAATGGGCTTTCACTGCAAAATCATTTGACAAGGAATGCCCTTGAAGCTAATGAATTGAGCACGCGATTCCAGAACAATTGGTCTGTACAGTCTAATAAATCAAATGACAATTTATATGCCACGGCACGTGACAGTAATGCGGAACCTCATATATCTAGCAGCAGAGCAGAAGATCACGACTACAAGGAGACAGAACCTCGTGTAAATGGTGAGAACAGCAGCTCGAAATCAAGAATCTCCGCCGCACCTGGTAATCAAGTTGAGGCTGAATGGATAGAACAATATGAACCAGGTGTCTATATAACCCTTGTGGCCCTTCGTGATGGAACAAGAGACCTGAAGAGGGTGCGATTCAG CCGGAGAAGGTTTGGGGAACATCAAGCAGAGACGTGGTGGTCGGAAAACCGAGAGAAGGTCTATGAGAAATACAATGTTCGGGGTTCCGACAGGACCTCAGCGGCACCATCAATGCTGTCAGCTCGGAGATCAGACGGAGAGTTCACATAG
- the LOC120261186 gene encoding PH, RCC1 and FYVE domains-containing protein 1 isoform X2 translates to MADLFSLGSTDRDVNKDESSLIWLSSGEKRTLKLASVSKIIPGQRTPVFQRYLRPEKDYLSFSLIYDNGKRSLDLICKDKVEAEVWFAGLKALISSSQCGRSKIDGWCDGELSFDDTKDLISNSASDSSISTVLDGSPDNNLNLNALPPLVYSSENLENSEKSDVMNMQGKGVSSEVFRVSVSSAPSTSSHGSAQDDCDALGDIYVWGEVICDNSARASTDSNSCPIIARNDVLLPKPLESNLVLDVQYVACGVRHAALVTRQGEVFSWGEESGGRLGHGVGADVIRPRLVESLSMCNTDIIACGEFHTCAVTSAGELYTWGDGTHNVGLLGHGTDVSHWIPKRVSGPLDGLQVAFVTCGTWHTALITTAGQLFTFGDGTFGVLGHGNRESVSYPKEVESLMGLKTIAVACGVWHTAAVVDVIVTQSSASVSSGKLFTWGDGDKYRLGHGDKEPRLKPTCIPSLIDYNFHKLACGHSLTIGLTTSGHVFTMGSNVYGQLGNPQSDGKLPCLVEDKLVGESVAEVACGSYHVAVLTTRSEVYTWGKGANGRLGHGDLEDRKTPTLVEALKDRTVKRVACGSNFTAAICSHKWVSGAEQSQCSACRQAFGFTRKRHNCYNCGLVHCHSCSSRKALRAALAPNPGKPYRVCDSCYIKLSKVLEGGINNKRNAIARLSGESRDRFDKVDKLSKASSPSNVDLIKNLDIKAAKHGRRTDSLALIRASQVPSMLQFKDIVFSGGFDLTRAVPRPVHTSVPQSVNHSRAVSPFSRKPSPPRSATPVPTTSGLSFSKSVADSLKKTNELLSLEVQKLRSQVDSLRQRCELQEFELQKSAKKAQEAMALAAEESAKSKAAKEVIKTLTAQLKDMAERLPPGVYENDQITPVYMPNGVESHTSYSSDLRREGQLRNDATSNAVNSSSINSVVTNGLSLQNHLTRNALEANELSTRFQNNWSVQSNKSNDNLYATARDSNAEPHISSSRAEDHDYKETEPRVNGENSSSKSRISAAPGNQVEAEWIEQYEPGVYITLVALRDGTRDLKRVRFSRRRFGEHQAETWWSENREKVYEKYNVRGSDRTSAAPSMLSARRSDGEFT, encoded by the exons TGAGGCAGAGGTGTGGTTTGCGGGACTGAAGGCATTGATTTCTTCTAGTCAATGTGGACGCTCCAAAATCGATGGATGGTGTGATGGGGAACTTAGTTTTGAT GATACCAAGGATTTGATAAGCAACAGTGCAAGTGATAGCTCCATCAGTACCGTACTTGATGGTTCTCCAGACAACAACTTAAACCTTAATGCTTTACCCCCGTTGGTTTATTCCTCTGAAAATTTAGAAAACTCTGAAAAGTCAGATGTGATGAATATGCAAGGAAAAGGAGTTTCTTCTGAGGTATTTAGAGTCAGTGTTTCCAGTGCTCCTAGCACATCTAGTCATGGTTCTGCCCAGGATGACTGTGATGCTTTAGGAGACATATATGTGTGGGGTGAGGTCATTTGTGATAACTCTGCAAGGGCCAGCACTGACAGTAATAGTTGTCCTATTATTGCAAGAAATGATGTCCTTCTTCCAAAGCCCTTAGAGTCTAATCTAGTATTGGATGTTCAATACGTTGCCTGTGGAGTCAGGCATGCTGCTCTTGTGACAAGGCAAGGGGAGGTATTTTCATGGGGTGAAGAATCAGGAGGGCGACTGGGACATGGAGTTGGAGCAGATGTGATTCGTCCTCGACTTGTTGAATCTTTATCAATGTGTAACACTGACATTATCGCATGTGGAGAGTTCCATACATGCGCTGTGACTTCAGCTGGTGAACTTTATACTTGGGGAGATGGTACCCATAATGTAGGCCTTCTTGGCCATGGTACCGATGTCAGTCATTGGATACCAAAGAGGGTTTCAGGACCTCTAGATGGGCTTCAAGTTGCTTTTGTAACATGTGGCACCTGGCATACAGCCTTGATAACTACAGCAGGGCAGTTATTTACTTTTGGTGATGGAACTTTTGGTGTTCTAGGCCATGGTAACAGAGAAAGTGTTTCATATCCAAAGGAAGTAGAATCACTGATGGGGTTGAAAACAATTGCTGTTGCATGTGGAGTGTGGCATACTGCTGCTGTAGTAGATGTTATTGTGACTCAATCTAGTGCCAGCGTATCATCTGGAAAATTATTCACATGGGGTGATGGAGACAAGTATCGTCTCGGCCATGGTGATAAGGAACCACGACTAAAGCCTACCTGCATACCTTCTTTGATAGATTACAATTTCCACAAGCTAGCCTGTGGTCATAGTCTGACAATAGGCCTAACAACTTCAGGACATGTTTTTACGATGGGAAGTAATGTCTATGGTCAGCTTGGCAATCCCCAGTCTGATGGAAAGCTCCCTTGCTTGGTTGAAGACAAGCTTGTTGGTGAATCTGTTGCAGAAGTCGCTTGTGGTTCATATCATGTTGCTGTCTTGACAACCAGGAGTGAAGTTTACACTTGGGGCAAAGGAGCTAATGGGAGATTGGGGCATGGTGACCTTGAAGATAGGAAGACTCCGACTCTTGTAGAGGCTTTGAAGGACCGGACAGTCAAACGCGTTGCCTGTGGCTCAAACTTCACAGCTGCTATTTGCAGTCATAAATGGGTTTCGGGTGCAGAGCAATCCCAGTGCTCAGCATGCAGACAAGCATTTGGTTTCACTCGGAAGAGGCATAATTGTTATAATTGTGGACTTGTACACTGTCATTCGTGCAGTTCAAGGAAGGCTCTGAGAGCAGCGTTGGCTCCTAATCCAGGCAAACCTTATCGTGTATGTGATTCATGCTATATAAAATTGAGCAAGGTTTTAGAAGGTggaattaataataaaagaaatgctATAGCACGCCTATCAGGCGAAAGCAGAGACAGGTTTGACAAAGTAGATAAATTATCAAAAGCTTCTTCGCCTAGCAATGTGGATTTGATCAAGAATCTGGATATTAAAGCAGCGAAACATGGAAGGAGGACCGACTCATTGGCTTTGATTCGAGCTTCTCAAGTTCCTTCAATGTTACAGTTTAAGGATATTGTTTTTAGTGGTGGATTTGATCTGACTCGAGCAGTTCCAAGACCGGTGCACACATCAGTGCCGCAATCTGTTAATCACTCCAGAGCTGTTTCACCTTTCTCCAGAAAACCTAGCCCTCCACGTTCTGCAACACCAGTCCCCACAACATCAGggctttctttttctaaaagtGTTGCTGATAGTCTGAAGAAAACAAATGAACTCTTGAGCCTAGAAGTTCAGAAGTTACGTTCTCAG GTTGATAGTCTTAGACAACGGTGCGAGCTTCAAGAATTTGAGCTGCAGAAATCTGCAAAGAAAGCTCAAGAAGCCATGGCTTTGGCTGCAGAGGAGTCAGCAAAGTCCAAAGCTGCAAAAGAAGTCATAAAAACCCTCACTGCACAG CTTAAGGATATGGCTGAGAGGCTACCTCCTGGGGTCTATGAGAATGATCAGATTACACCAGTGTATATGCCAAATGGCGTTGAATCGCACACCTCGTACTCCTCTGATTTGAGGAGAGAAGGCCAGCTAAGGAATGATGCAACTAGTAATGCAGTCAATTCTTCATCTATAAACTCTGTTGTTACCAATGGGCTTTCACTGCAAAATCATTTGACAAGGAATGCCCTTGAAGCTAATGAATTGAGCACGCGATTCCAGAACAATTGGTCTGTACAGTCTAATAAATCAAATGACAATTTATATGCCACGGCACGTGACAGTAATGCGGAACCTCATATATCTAGCAGCAGAGCAGAAGATCACGACTACAAGGAGACAGAACCTCGTGTAAATGGTGAGAACAGCAGCTCGAAATCAAGAATCTCCGCCGCACCTGGTAATCAAGTTGAGGCTGAATGGATAGAACAATATGAACCAGGTGTCTATATAACCCTTGTGGCCCTTCGTGATGGAACAAGAGACCTGAAGAGGGTGCGATTCAG CCGGAGAAGGTTTGGGGAACATCAAGCAGAGACGTGGTGGTCGGAAAACCGAGAGAAGGTCTATGAGAAATACAATGTTCGGGGTTCCGACAGGACCTCAGCGGCACCATCAATGCTGTCAGCTCGGAGATCAGACGGAGAGTTCACATAG